The genomic segment CGAACCTAGCGGAGCGACCTCAGGCAGTCACTTGCAGGGAACCGCGGTGTCCTGCGCGGCAATGATCTGCCACTTGCCATTGCGCTTCAGCCAGGTGTCGGTCCATACCAGGCAGCGCCCCACGTCCTTGCCGTCAGCGCCGGTCTGCGTTGCGCGCTCGCTCCCGTAAACCATCGCCAGGCTGTCGCCGAATAAGCGCACCTTAGCGCCATCGAGCTTGCAGTCGCGAGCAGACCGCGACTGATCCCCCGCCATCTCCTTGGCACGGTCGTAGCGCGAACCATCCGGAGCGGTGCCC from the Occallatibacter riparius genome contains:
- a CDS encoding nuclear transport factor 2 family protein; translated protein: MKISSLQVALALGVLGASIPAFAQQSHWADAGDPTAKMMIDAERKWAEASCDHNRIAETIVAEDFWGTAPDGSRYDRAKEMAGDQSRSARDCKLDGAKVRLFGDSLAMVYGSERATQTGADGKDVGRCLVWTDTWLKRNGKWQIIAAQDTAVPCK